The proteins below are encoded in one region of Candidatus Methylomirabilota bacterium:
- a CDS encoding branched-chain amino acid ABC transporter permease, with protein MSLLLVWLAELVVFALVVAGILAERPAALVATGAALVAAGALVRFVAPLGAALVSAFARHRAAALLGGALLTLALPVVLRASPYWTFVATLALLYVTIGQGLNLQIGTAGVINLAGAAFAGLGGYSVGLLTVTAGWPSWLAVVMAPWIAVIVGAVLFVPILKTRGHYLALVTIAFVFIFNILMNNLEFTGGPQGIKNIPTLRLFGWAFTSKPALAGLELPAHANFYYAALLVAGLTTWTLRRLHDSWLGLALNTLRDDEIAARCCGVSITRGKLLAFSIGNLFIGLGGALYAVMVGFVSPPDFDFGYSLVMLSVIIIGGVDSIPGVVLGACLLLPLPERFRFLHEYRLLLYGVVIVVMLLYRPRGLWPAAARRYR; from the coding sequence CGTCGCGGCCGGAGCCCTCGTCCGGTTCGTGGCGCCGCTCGGCGCGGCGCTCGTCTCGGCCTTCGCCCGCCACCGCGCGGCGGCGCTCCTCGGGGGCGCGCTTCTGACGCTCGCGCTCCCCGTAGTGCTCAGGGCGAGCCCGTATTGGACCTTCGTGGCGACGCTGGCGCTCCTCTACGTCACGATCGGGCAGGGGCTCAACCTCCAGATCGGGACGGCGGGGGTCATCAACCTGGCGGGCGCCGCCTTCGCGGGCCTCGGCGGCTATTCGGTGGGCCTCCTCACGGTCACGGCCGGCTGGCCCTCATGGCTCGCCGTCGTCATGGCGCCCTGGATCGCGGTGATCGTCGGCGCGGTCCTCTTCGTGCCGATCCTCAAGACGCGCGGCCACTACCTGGCGCTGGTCACGATCGCGTTCGTCTTCATCTTCAACATCCTGATGAACAACCTCGAGTTCACGGGCGGGCCGCAGGGGATCAAGAACATCCCGACGCTCCGGCTCTTCGGCTGGGCGTTCACGTCGAAGCCGGCGCTCGCCGGGCTCGAGCTTCCCGCCCACGCGAACTTCTACTACGCCGCGCTCCTCGTGGCGGGGCTCACGACGTGGACGCTGCGGCGCCTGCACGACTCGTGGCTCGGGCTCGCGCTGAACACGCTGCGTGACGACGAGATCGCGGCGCGCTGCTGCGGCGTCTCGATCACGCGGGGCAAGCTCCTCGCGTTCTCGATCGGCAACCTCTTCATCGGGCTCGGCGGCGCGCTCTACGCGGTGATGGTCGGGTTCGTCTCGCCGCCCGACTTCGACTTCGGCTACTCGCTCGTCATGCTCTCGGTCATCATCATCGGCGGCGTGGACTCGATCCCTGGCGTCGTGCTCGGCGCGTGCCTGCTGCTGCCGCTCCCCGAGCGCTTCCGGTTCCTCCACGAGTACCGGCTGCTGCTCTACGGCGTCGTGATCGTCGTGATGCTTCTCTACCGGCCACGGGGGCTCTGGCCCGCGGCGGCGCGGCGTTACCGATGA
- a CDS encoding ABC transporter ATP-binding protein, whose amino-acid sequence MTAPLLEARGLTVRFGGLVALDGVDVAVGAGETVGVIGPNGSGKTTFFNALTGLYAPAAGEIVFGGRRITGLEAHAIARLGIARTFQASRLCLGLSVFDNILIGMHARRTTGLVDSVFRRARFLREMSGAVERAAHLLALFSRDLPARGFEPVGQLPQIDRRRVEICRALATEPKLLLLDEPSAGMSPEETAELMRDLQIVREEMPGLSVVIIEHDMFVIEGVSGRVVAFNYGRKIAEGSFAAVAAHEEVREAYLGRERARA is encoded by the coding sequence ATGACCGCCCCGCTTCTCGAGGCCCGCGGGCTCACCGTGAGGTTCGGCGGCCTCGTCGCCCTCGACGGGGTGGACGTCGCGGTGGGCGCCGGCGAGACGGTCGGCGTCATCGGCCCGAACGGCTCGGGGAAGACGACGTTCTTCAACGCGCTCACCGGGCTCTACGCCCCGGCGGCCGGGGAGATCGTCTTCGGCGGCCGTCGCATCACGGGGCTCGAGGCCCACGCGATCGCGCGGCTCGGGATCGCCCGCACGTTCCAGGCGAGCCGGCTCTGCCTGGGCCTCTCCGTCTTCGACAACATCCTGATCGGCATGCACGCCCGGCGGACGACCGGGCTCGTGGACTCCGTGTTCCGTCGCGCGCGGTTCCTCCGGGAGATGAGCGGGGCGGTCGAGCGCGCGGCGCACCTCCTCGCGCTGTTCAGCCGCGATTTGCCCGCCCGCGGCTTCGAGCCCGTCGGGCAGCTCCCGCAGATCGACCGGCGGCGCGTCGAGATCTGCCGGGCGCTCGCGACCGAGCCGAAGCTGCTCCTCCTCGACGAGCCCTCGGCCGGGATGAGCCCGGAGGAGACGGCCGAGCTGATGCGCGACCTCCAGATCGTGCGCGAGGAGATGCCGGGGCTCTCGGTCGTCATCATCGAGCACGACATGTTCGTGATCGAGGGCGTGAGCGGGCGCGTCGTCGCGTTCAACTACGGCCGGAAGATCGCCGAGGGGTCCTTCGCCGCCGTGGCGGCGCACGAAGAAGTCCGCGAGGCGTACCTCGGCCGGGAGCGCGCGCGTGCTTGA
- a CDS encoding ABC transporter ATP-binding protein, which produces MLRRVSLALGEGKIACLLGPNGAGKTTLIRTILGIVRALEGEILLEGRRIDRLRTHEIVELGIGVVPEGRRVFPRMTVEENLRMGAFIEWAPADFAARRDQVFALFPRLAERRRQKAATMSGGEQAMLAMGRALMGRPKLLLLDEPSLGLAPVLVEQLFAMIQAINRSGTTVFLVEQNARKTLEIADHGFLLQKGEIVGRGSAAELAASEIVRHAYLRA; this is translated from the coding sequence ATGCTCCGGCGCGTGTCGCTGGCGCTCGGCGAGGGGAAGATCGCGTGTCTCCTCGGACCGAACGGCGCCGGGAAGACCACGCTGATCCGGACGATCCTCGGCATCGTCAGGGCCCTCGAGGGCGAGATCCTCCTCGAGGGCCGGCGCATCGACCGCCTCCGCACCCACGAGATCGTCGAGCTCGGCATCGGCGTGGTGCCCGAGGGCCGGCGCGTCTTCCCGAGGATGACGGTCGAGGAGAACCTCCGCATGGGGGCGTTCATCGAGTGGGCGCCCGCGGACTTCGCGGCGCGTCGCGACCAGGTCTTCGCGCTCTTCCCGCGGCTCGCCGAGCGCCGGCGGCAGAAGGCGGCGACGATGTCGGGCGGCGAGCAGGCGATGCTCGCCATGGGGCGCGCGCTGATGGGCCGGCCGAAGCTCCTCCTGCTCGACGAGCCCTCACTCGGGCTCGCGCCGGTGCTGGTCGAGCAGCTCTTCGCGATGATCCAGGCGATCAACCGGAGCGGCACGACGGTCTTCCTCGTCGAGCAGAACGCGCGGAAGACGCTCGAGATCGCCGATCACGGCTTCCTCCTCCAGAAGGGCGAGATCGTCGGGCGCGGCAGCGCGGCCGAGCTCGCCGCCTCCGAGATCGTGCGCCACGCCTACCTCCGCGCGTGA